The following proteins are encoded in a genomic region of Dasypus novemcinctus isolate mDasNov1 chromosome 21, mDasNov1.1.hap2, whole genome shotgun sequence:
- the HGS gene encoding hepatocyte growth factor-regulated tyrosine kinase substrate isoform X2 — protein MGRGSGTFERLLDKATSQLLLETDWESILQICDMIRQGDTQAKYAVSSIKKKVNDKNPHVALYALEVMESVVKNCGQTVHDEVANKQTMEELKELLKRQVEANVRNKVLYLIQAWAHAFRNEPKYKVVQDTYQIMKVEGHAFPEFKESDAMFAAERAPDWVDAEECHRCRVQFGVVTRKHHCRACGQIFCGKCSSKCSTIPKFGFEKEVRVCEPCYEQLNKKAEGKAPASTELPPEYLTSPLSQQSQLPPKRDEAALQEEEELQLALALSQSEAEEKERMRQKSSYTAYPKAEPAPVTSSAPPASSLYSSPVNSSAPLAEDIDPELARYLNRNYWEKRQEEARRSPTPSAPVPLAEPAAQPTEGHAAPASMAETPLPETDAQPPASSSGPFSEQYQNGEAEESHGQFLKGLQNAVSTFVNRLKSNHVRGRSITNDSAVLSLFQSINGMHPQLLELLNQLDERRLYYEGLQDKLAQIRDARGALSALREEHREKLRRAAEEAERQRQIQLAQKLEIMRQKKQEYLEVQRQLAIQRLQEQEKERQMRLEQQKQTIQMRAQMPAFSLPYAQLQAMPTAGAVIYQPSGPASFPSTFSPAGSVEGSPMHAVYLNQPGPAGGSYPGMSVSGADPSVVTAYMYPAGAPSGQAPQAQAGPAASPAFSSYQPTPTQGYQNVAPQPPPSLPPLSQPPQPGTVGYAGSQPVSMGYQPYSMQNLMAALPGQDAALPAQQPYVSAQQPVYPQMAPSGGPPQQQPPVAQPPAQGPPTQGSEAQLISFD, from the exons GTCATGGAGTCCGTGGTGAAGAACTGTGGGCAGACAGTGCACGACGAGGTGGCCAACAAGCAGACGATGGAGGAGCTGAAGGAGCTGCTGAAG AGGCAGGTGGAAGCAAACGTCCGGAACAAGGTCCTGTACCTGATCCAGGCCTGGGCACACGCCTTCCGGAACGAGCCCAAGTACAAGGTGGTCCAGGACACCTACCAGATCATGAAGGTGGAAG GACATGCTTTCCCAGAATTCAAGGAGAGCGACGCCATGTTTGCTGCAGAGAGA GCTCCGGACTGGGTGGACGCAGAGGAGTGCCACCGGTGCCGCGTGCAGTTTGGCGTGGTAACGCGCAAG CACCACTGCCGGGCCTGCGGGCAGATCTTCTGCGGGAAGTGCTCCTCCAAGTGCTCCACCATCCCCAAGTTCGGCTTCGAGAAGGAGGTGCGGGTGTGCGAGCCCTGCTACGAGCAGCTCAACAA GAAGGCGGAAGGGAAGGCGCCTGCCAGCACCGAGCTGCCCCCGGAGTACCTGACCAGCCCCCTCTCGCAGCAGTCGCAG CTGCCCCCCAAGAGGGACGAGGCCGCcctgcaggaggaggaggagctgcaGCTGGCGCTCGCCCTGTCGCAGTCTGAGGCCGAGGAGAAGGAGCGGATG AGACAAAAGTCTTCCTACACCGCGTACCCAAAGGCAGAGCCCGCGCCTGTGACCTCGTCCGCGCCCCCTGCCAGCAGCCTGTACTCCTCCCCCGTG AACTCGTCAGCGCCGCTGGCTGAGGACATCGACCCCGAG CTCGCCCGGTACCTCAACCGCAACTACTgggagaagaggcaggaggaggccCGGAGGAGCCCCACGCCGTCGGCCCCTGTGCCCCTGGCGGAGCCGGCCGCCCAGCCCACAGAGGGCCACGCAGCTCCCGCCAGCATGGCCGAG ACACCCCTTCCCGAGACAGACGCTCAGCCCCCTGCTTCTTCCAGCGGGCCCTTCAGCGAG CAGTACCAGAACGGGGAGGCGGAGGAGAGCCACGGGCAGTTCCTGAAGGGCCTGCAGAACGCCGTCAGCACCTTCGTCAACCGCCTCAAGAGCAACCACGTGCGCGGCCGCAGCATCACCAACGACTCGGCCGTGCTCTCGCTCTTCCAGTCCATCAACGGCATGCACCCCCAGCTGCTCGAGCTGCTCAACCAGCTGGACGAGCGCCGGC TGTACTACGAGGGCCTGCAGGACAAGCTGGCCCAGATCCGTGACGCCCGGGGCGCACTCAGCGCCCTGCGGGAGGAGCACCGGGAGAAGCTGCGCCGCGCAGCTGAGGAGGCCGAGCGCCAGCGCCAGATCCAGCTGGCCCAGAAGCTTGAGATCATGCGGCAGAAGAAGCAG GAGTACCTGGAGGTGCAGCGGCAGCTGGCCATCCAGCGCCTGCAGGAGCAGGAGAAGGAGCGGCAGATGCGGCTGGAGCAGCAGAAGCAGACGATCCAGATGCGCGCCCAGATGCCGGCCTTCTCCCTGCCCTACGCGCAG CTGCAGGCCATGCCCACAGCGGGGGCCGTCATCTACCAGCCTTCCGGCCCGgccagtttccccagcaccttCAGCCCGGCCGGCTCCGTGGAAGGCTCCCCCATGCACGCCGTGTACCTGAACCAGCCCGGCCCGGCCGGCGGCTCCTACCCGGGCATGTCCGTGAGCGGAGCAG ACCCCAGCGTGGTGACCGCCTACATGTACCCAGCAGGGGCCCCCAGTGGGCAGGCGCCCCAGGCCCAGGCAGGGCCCGCTGCCAGCCCAGCCTTCTCGTCCTACCAGCCCACCCCCACGCAGGGCTACCAG AACGTGGCCCCCCAGCCTCCGCCGAGCTTGCCGCCCCTCTCCCAGCCGCCGCAGCCCGGGACCGTGGGCTACGCGGGCAGCCAGCCGGTCTCCATGGGGTACCAGCCTTATAGCATGCAG AATCTCATGGCCGCCCTCCCCGGCCAGGACGCGGCCCTGCCCGCCCAGCAGCCCTACGTCTCAGCCCAGCAGCCCGTGTACCCGCAG ATGGCGCCGTCCGGAGGCCCCCCCCAGCAGCAGCCCCCCGTGGCCCAGCCGCCCGCTCAGGGGCCGCCCACGCAGGGCAGCGAAGCACAGCTCATCTCCTTCGACTGA